The DNA segment TATAGTATATACTACTGTATAACTAAAGTGGtagctatggtggttgctatggtatttctttCTGATGGTTGCTTTGGCACTGGATATAGTAAGTTACACTAGCTAGGTGGTTGTAGTATTTCCAGGTATTACTAAAGTGTCACTGGGTGGTTGTCATGGTGCAACAGGTGGTGCTAGGGCAGTAGCAAGCTGTAGTAAATGTATGTagttgtggtggttgctatggtatctcaagGTTGCTTTGGCACTGGCTATAGTAGATTACACTAGCTAGGTGGTGGATGTGGTATTTCCAGGGAGTATTGCAACAAGATATTGTAATGCAGTTGCTAAAGATTGGCTGACTGATTGTGCTAAGGTgtcactaggtggttgctagggcatTAGCAAGCTGTTGTATATCATACGATATACAGTAACTGCAGTAGTAGCTATAGTGTTTGCTAGGGCACTTGTGCTAAGGTGTGTCTTGGTGGTTAATTAGGTATTTCTTTATTATGGTTAATTTGGCACTGGCTATAGTAGGTTATAtaagctaggtggttgctgtggtatttccaGGTATTGCTATGGAGTTGCATTGTGTAGTCCAGGAATAAGCTTAATTACTGTATGTGGTGCTGTGTCATAATGTTATATGTTTTACACTGCTGTGATATTCGTTATTACAGTAGCATTTTAGCTATTGtctgtttttaatatatatatatatatatatatatatatatatatatatatatatatatatatatatttatgctaaATGACTAAACATGCTCTTGTATGTACTACCAAACGAAGGAAAGATGCTTTCTTTTATAATTACTGCTGTTTAATGTATAATAatgaatttataattaataaacagtttactAATCATATGTTTCAGGGGCGCATGTTCCGGTGCAGTGCGGACTGTTGTGAGCGCTCGTCTGACTCTATGGCTCAGGTACACCAGTGTATAGAAGTTTGCCACACACCTTTGGCCAAAGCTCAGGGATTGGTCACCCACGAGCTGGAACAGTTCCAGGTGAGTAGACAcagatttgttcatttttagGCATTTTCACATTACTTTTCACAAATAATATAtgtattcattactctgtaggtagaagtaccGATACTAGAGtttattaaaatacttctgtTAAAATTGAAGAATACTGGTTTAAACTACTTAAAGATAATgtagacttaaaaataatgtaagaacggaatgatatatgtttatacttctctacatccaatcacaatcagattcactctatctggatggagagatttacctggataggggttttattgaacgatgagaacccggaatgaaaacaaaattaaatgaaataggagtaaaaaggttgtttttaaaatgtaaggagtagaatgttcagataattgtgtgaaaatataaaataattactccagtaaaatataaataatcaacATTTCTGTTTAAGTAACGTAAGAAAGCATTTGTTCTTCTGGTTATGAATGAGTGCCTAATGTAGGGTCTGAGTGCTCAAGGATTTAATGGTCACTAATCAGATCCTAATAGTCTTAAGACCCTCTTATCTTGGGTCTCTTAAGTTAGCGGTGCTTTGTGACCAGAGCTACCCTCCCAGTAAGCCATTCTGTACAGATGGAGAGGACCGTCTTAGTTTGCGACCAATGTTTCTTTAATAGTAATCTTCCATCTCTCCTAAAGTCATCAGTTCTCACTGTGATGGTGCTTTTTTTGCTGCATCACTAAATGCTGTTCTGTAAATTAATTTGCCTTCCATTCAGACAGACTAATGGCTGTTTATTTTAGATAACATCAATAACGCAGCGATACCCAGGAGCAATTCACAGTACAGATCTCTGGTCCTCCTGAAATTGTTGGCCTCTGGTTTAGTGGGTTTTGCTGCAGGCATGGAAGCTATCTGCACCCATTGCTATGTGTGGGGTCCTGTGACTGGTTCATTTTGTAAAGTGATGCTTCAATATATGGGATTATTTCACTTTAGATCAGTATATACTAAttaagcacactgtgataggattCAAGAGAGGGTTCTGTAATAGTCCagggtatatatttttttgctgcactcatgccaatacacagccctagtccACAGGCTGCGTATATCCCCCAATGCTGGAGGTATATAGGAATTGCTCTAgttgttgtgtgaacaaagcagtagtgaTAATTGTGATCTTCTCTTGTTCAGGATCGTCTGACGCGATGCACCATGCACTGTAACGATAAGGCTAAAGACCTGTTCGACTCCGGGGCGAAGGAGCCGGCCGTGCGCTCGCTGATGGAGAAGTGTGTGGGCAGCTGTGTGGACGATCACCTCAGTCTGCTGCCCAGTATGACCCGCAAGCTGAAGGAGAGCCTGCAGTCAATACCTCAGTGATCAGCTGATCAATAACATTATTAATTAGATTATGATGTGAAGGATCGATCACAGAGCGATCGAGATTCTGATGGACTCGGACTCTCATGATGATTTCTGTTAATCTGTTAAAGTTGCTCCTCTTCATCGCTGACGCCGTACTGTGACTTCTTCATGTTCCTGTCGTGATTCGTCTTTGCCTCGTCTGCTGACTCTGTttttgtacaaaaataaaatcaatgctAAATAAAACTAGTAAACAAAATGTGTTCTGTCTGATTTTTAGTTAACCCTTTAACAGGACAGCATTTTTGTCAGTTCTCTGTCTGATATTACACACATAAAtcttacatacaaaaaaaattacataaaaaggtttcatgtttgataataaacaatattaaggtacaaattctaattgtaaaTGCAGCTTCTCcaaagtttttaaaatgtaaataagttattttactgcagaggaaaagggttttgtatcatctacacctgtagcccttatacgggacaaggcatgtAACGGGGATAAAGAACTTCTGAGATGGAAAACtgaaatttttagttttttttttatctaaatatatGATATTTCTATAGATATTTATCTAAATATAAGAAGAGcacttttataaactatttataaatgtataaacttGAAAATCTCATTACATAAAAGGTATAGACAGACCTGTAGAGGagattgcagagaacctcacctggtccctcaacaccagctccataacaaagaaagcccagcagcgcctctacttcctgcaaagacaggaaagcacatctcccacctcccatcctcaccatgttctacaaaGGGCCCAtgaaaaatcctgatttatttattttttttcgctcacgttccttgtgtactggcatggataggggcccactgatcttgagagtgtacagggcccagaatttgctgctacgcctctggtagttattacagaaagcagtgcaaaaggcagaacaggagcagcaaggtcttcttataagatcagattgatctctggctttagtgataatgtgggtctGAATGAGTCCAAAACAATTTGTTTTATATGTAGCAATTGTGAAAGATCtaagtttataaatgtaaaggcgTAAAGGCATTTgagcttctgtgagctgatgctggagataACAGCCAGAGCATTgatttttaaagctttataactggagtttaaaagctttacatTTATGTATGTGGTATGGAAACAATTCATCTTTCagtgggtaactctatgcccctatcagtagcattgtaagcctgtaggGAGCATAAAAgggctgtatttcagaatgctgagggAGAAAGAAGGTGGGCTATTCTACAAAAGTTTGTATgcattatcatgttttaatacaactcaactcaaactccattttacactggagtcctacaataataataaatctggATCCAATAAGTTAGAGGTCTAAACACACAACACAGTTCTAAACAATCAGATCTtggcacaaataaataaacatcagattttaATGATTTCTTTCTTGAGTTTTATTTCTGTTCCTTGtcatttttggtccaaaatgaaaTTCTTCTTCCTGTTTACGATGTATAAATACTCTAAATCTAATATACTACAGTTACGGAACCATGGAAATTATCTGAAATGCCCAGCGGCTCAAAACCAATACTGTCAGTTTTGCTCCTGAAGCGGAGCTGCACTGGCGAACACCGGTTACAAAACAAGacaaccttttaaaaagccagcACCAGTTTTGTTAAGaatacaaaacactgaataaataggAATGAATGCGCATCAGAGTAGTGTCCAGCATGAGccaaaaaaacaagaatataCACAAACGAAACGACGAAACGTTAACTttcatacaaaataaaaaaattcacagAGTCAGTCAGACGAAAAACAGTGAAAACACTACAGCCCCTCACGCCGTGTCTCTGCTGATGTGTCGTgtgaataattattataataattacagcaaaattatataaaaaaaactcactctattattcaaaaataaatagaggagtgaaataaaaaaaaattattatacacataaaaaaacaaacaaaaaaaacaataacgaGGCATACAAAAAACAGTCTGTAAAAAGGAGCTTCTTCAAGGCTGGGCTGCTgctgaggaggaggtggtggtgatgGGACCTGGTAACGATGATGACGATGTCACTGGATGAAGACTGAGGTGATTGGCTGGTGGATCAGGAAACGCTGCGGGTGCTGCTCTCCGGTTCCCCGGCGTCGGGCCGACGCTCGGAGGACGGCGAGGTGTACAGGAAGTTACAGCACACGTACAGCGGAAACGACAGGAGACGACTGTCCAGATTCATCACCACATactcctacagagagagagagagagagagacagagagaaacagacagacagacagaaaaacaaaaagaaagacagagagacacagaaagagacagagcaagagagaaagacagaaaaacagagagacacagaaagagagacagaaagagggagagacagacagcgagacagagaaagagagacaggcaaAAAGACAAGGAGACAGACAGGAAGAGAggcagaaggaaagagagagaaggacagacatagaaacaaaaagaaagacagagagagtgagagagaaacacagaaaaacacagagagaaagcgagacagagaaagtgagaaagaacgagagagagtaagagacagagtcagacagacatagagagagagagacagagagagagagagagagtgagagagacaagcagaaaaacagagagagagcgagacagacatATTTGGacagagtgggaaagagagagagagagagagagagagagagacagcaacagaaagacagacagaggtagagagagaaagagagagagtgagtgagtgagacagatTTGGACAGAGAGttggacaaagagagacagatagagagacagacagacagcaacagaaagacagacagacaaccagagagagacagataaaccCTTCTTAATACCTTTGATTAATAAACAGGTATCCCTAAAATGTTGTCCacatactgttttatttaatgACATTCATTATTAATCTTTAATAAATGAGTTTATGACTGTAAAGACAGACCTGGTCTTTCTCCAGGGTGAGGAGCTGGTAGCCTGTAGACCGGCTACAAATCAGCTTCCCACTGCTGTCAAACGAAGCCAGCCGCAACCTGTTCAAATTAggtagaaaatgggataaaaaatgagaaattaattATCAGTGTATTTAAGTACGGGGGAAAAACTCAGCAATCGATTACAAAATGACCAGAAATCactatattttacatttcttccACATTACCCAACacataaatgtgaaaaatgtctGTAATTCCTTTTTTTGACTCACCTGAATGCAAGGTGTCGTCGAGGCTGTAAGTTGACAGCGCCCCCACATGGCTGGCTGAGGGTATTTCTCTTGAAGACGATGAAGCGGTTGGTGTAGGTGACCAGCAGATCAAAGCCGTAATTAAAGCCGGTCCACCTCCAACAGTACTGATGGAAATGAATACAAAGGATACAAATGAATACACTGTACTGAACAGCCTGCATCAGTGACTGTAAAAGCaacacaatatataataatatatttttattataaaataactaattattAGCATCTAGACTCACATCTCCGTCTTTGTTCAGCTTCCTGCCACAGCGCATACTGTTCCTCTCAAACTCATCCTTATTGGCTTCTTGGGGTCTATAATACAACCAGAGATACAATAGAAAGTCATTTAAATGATAAGTAGTTCACTATAAACTCTTAATGCCTCTATTCTAAAGTATTCTGTTTTACATCAACACAATACAGTGTCagattagtaataataatatatgtaaccattatatatatatatatatatatatatatatatatatatatatatatatatatatatatatatgtgtgtgtgtgcatacattgCTTTGAATGAGCATTAAAAGATCCACAATCTCCATTTTTTACATGAGAAATAGAAAGTATGGTAACTCACCCGTTGTCATTGTCATGTTCAGTCCTCAGCATGGTGAACCACTGCTGTTTGTATATACTGGACAACCAGTCTGGAGATGAGCAAAGGAAACAAAAGCTAAAAGTCATTTCGAGTGTAGCGTTAAAGGTCTTATTTCATTGATTTTTcactaattttaaaatgtctagttgtggtctctaaaataaataaatgccatatgagccgttttctttttttttgttaaataaaaagattgctcaggtgtttctatttagccctgctttagttcactgaattactgttctctgaagaaagacaggattttggctctcgTTCGAATATTCATACaggcaaacatatcgcctctgaacGTGACACGTTTCCACCAGTGTTCGCTCTGTCAACCAAAATCAAAATCTGACGCAAACGGCGCctgctttgactggtgttctgtcgagttgtgctgccttgtcaaactgtgctcccATTGTGTATATGTATGGTATATGTATGGCAAAATGCACAATCAAccagagatccgatttaaacctacagttacttacacaagatagctaacgctaactagctggtgtCAGCTTTATAAGTTGGAGTCACCTAAAATggatcagttaacagctgtgctaaattagtcaagagtaaattacttaaatttcttgtctcttaataaagtgtttgagagcatcagttgtaaagttgtgaagaggtagagttacagacatacagtgaatagctctatttaagcaATGCTCTAATCTCTataatgagaagcaagaactactcaactaagtaagtcaatttcaagaacttttaaagtattctcaagtgcagttgcaaaaaagaccatcaaaaacataatgatgaaactggctctcatcaggaccgccccaggaaaggaagagcaagagtttcctctgttgcacaggataagttcatcagagttaccagcctcccTGGGCTGGTGTGTAAACTTGGTACAGGCTCTTACCGGGTGGAATGATATTGTCTCGTTCGAGGATGCGAGCAGAGGCCAAGTCATTGATGATGTACTGAAGGCGGACGTGCCTGAAGACGGGGGTGAAGGGCTGCCCCTGCTCTGTGCACAAAAACGGCTCATCCTCCCCCAGCTctgcattaaacacacacaggtttAGTTTTTAACTAAGAAATTTCcatttttaaatatcagtgcagaaataaacaataaaacaaaaaaactttttttaagtaatgttgggtaggggtgggcaataaagccctaaaataatatcatgatatttcatggtatttttgtgataacaatactcttggtgatatgacaaaagactaaattagaaatattatttcaagaatacactactgcaaaaaaaattattttatcattgcatgcaatatgatatggcacacccctaactgagttattaaaaaatacaagaattgtatcagatttgtaacagaagtcaatgatccagaatgtcatgatactaataataatgcactccgaaagtctccatatatccaggattaaagtaaaataaatgataatggacagatataatttgtctctctctattggaaatgagaacagtgtatatttttcttttgctaaaaacagtaaaaaaaaaaaaaaaaaaaaagtagcaccctgatgtgataattaggggtgggtgatacggcgtcaagtttcagggtataatattgttcaagatattcaaaaatgttggcgatattattgcgtacgatacgatatggcacacccctcatGTTGACACACagtcttcaataataataaaatgtgtcaaaaaataataaagtgtatCAAatgctgagagctccattgtatagagctaaattactgaactaaatAGATTTTCTCTGTGGatagatcaaaaaaaaaaaaaaaagatttttaaattgCAAATTTCAAAGATTTCtctaaaactttctgggtatttttttttccaaaacttatcccgGTCTAAAAAATTGCTATTTTGaaattccattactttttttccaggttttcatGGCCATACAAATCCTGTCAGACACACCATAATCTCCTacacaaatactgtatatctaaacaaaataaattaataacatgATTTAGAAACGTACCATTTCTTCTTTTACAGAGCCACGCATCAGCATCTACCAAAAGCTGCTTGATGGGACCATCCCAGGATGGGTTGAGCTGCAGAAACatccactgaaataaaaaaaaagagatttgttTTGATTTGATGACACCCTCAGACCACACCTGCATTTACTTACACCCAAGTCATGTGTGACGATGATCTCATGCTCTTTGAACTCTACACTCCCCATGAATCCTGGGATTGTCCTCTTGGAACAGGCCCATTCATTCTCTGGGCACATATAGTTTctgaatctagacctgaccaactgctgcaaccccagatcatagcccATAATGGCATAATGGGAGCATCACTTCTTTCAGCCGCCTCTCTGCTTAACCTGATGTTCCATCACTCTGGatcagggtaaatctggactcatcatcAGACCTTCACATGACCCATTTTAATCTTTACACTCTTTAGCAAACTGAAGCAAAAGTATCCTCACTGACCAGTGCttttcttaaccctttcagacctgaattaacTGCTGTGATGGGGAAAAAATGTAAGAAGTTTTAAAAAGCTGTTTccctagtactactgtttttccagtgcattAGGCAGGGCCAAGGTACTGTTTAATTGGCTTAAACTTGTTCATGGCCTATTcagatggacaacagctctcaaacatgttatgtgcaacaaaacataaaaaaaaaagaaagaacatgcATGATGTCCACTGTTGGTTTAAGCTACAATCTCCTTAGATATTATTTTCTGCTTGATACaccaatgggaggctcttacccatttgcttagttaaatccaagtGGTGACCTTTTTTTCTGAGCAGGCACTGAATAACCATACTCTTCAGTAAATACTCTTTACTAGAAAATGGAAAAGGACAAGATTAATTCTCTAAATACAAGATACAATACCTTCTTCAGCGCAGTGTAGACGTCCATCTCCACTTGCATGACGAACAGATCAGATGACTGAATCAGCTGTTCAATTACTTcaactctttaaaaagataaacacaTTAAATCAACACAAACAATCAACATtatgtttaaatagcaaaataacaTAACATAGACT comes from the Astyanax mexicanus isolate ESR-SI-001 chromosome 20, AstMex3_surface, whole genome shotgun sequence genome and includes:
- the fam136a gene encoding protein FAM136A, which codes for MAEAHQVRVQKAVEGMVQNLEKEHIRKMQGRMFRCSADCCERSSDSMAQVHQCIEVCHTPLAKAQGLVTHELEQFQDRLTRCTMHCNDKAKDLFDSGAKEPAVRSLMEKCVGSCVDDHLSLLPSMTRKLKESLQSIPQ
- the gmcl1 gene encoding germ cell-less protein-like 1; amino-acid sequence: MGALGTRFQAAPQNPEPAVEGHCSGIKHSCDCKKRKRAPHCECDSEPEEDDSLLDTPRRKKLKSTSKYIYQTLFLNGENSDIRICALGQEWNLHKVYLCQSGYFSSMFSGSWKESHMMVIELEIPDQNIDTEALQVVFGSLYRDDVLIKPSRVVSILAAACMLQLDGLIQQCGETMKENVSVKTVCGYYAAANMYGLDSVMKKCLEWLLNNLMTHQNVDLMKELGVEVIEQLIQSSDLFVMQVEMDVYTALKKWMFLQLNPSWDGPIKQLLVDADAWLCKRRNELGEDEPFLCTEQGQPFTPVFRHVRLQYIINDLASARILERDNIIPPDWLSSIYKQQWFTMLRTEHDNDNGPQEANKDEFERNSMRCGRKLNKDGDYCWRWTGFNYGFDLLVTYTNRFIVFKRNTLSQPCGGAVNLQPRRHLAFRLRLASFDSSGKLICSRSTGYQLLTLEKDQEYVVMNLDSRLLSFPLYVCCNFLYTSPSSERRPDAGEPESSTRSVS